Proteins found in one Salvia splendens isolate huo1 chromosome 10, SspV2, whole genome shotgun sequence genomic segment:
- the LOC121750267 gene encoding uncharacterized protein LOC121750267, whose protein sequence is MSSRENHTIESVGGVSLDARVYPAEADSDSEHPNDGLVAVLVHPYSVLGGFQGLMKGMASGLANSGVTALTFNMRGVGNSTGRASLTGFAEVEDVVSVCKWTCQNLSARRILLIGSSAGAPIAGSAVDKVEEVIGYVSLGYPFGLTASILFGRHHKAILQSPKPKLFVMGTKDGFTSVKQLESKLKNAAGNNQMHLIEGVSHFQMEGPAYDEQMVNLILQFISSL, encoded by the exons ATGAGCAGCAGAGAGAATCATACAATCGAGTCAGTCGGCGGCGTGAGCCTAGACGCCCGCGTCTACCCGGCGGAGGCGGATTCAGATTCGGAGCATCCAAACGATGGACTGGTTGCCGTTTTGGTGCACCCATACTCCGTGCTTGGTGGATTCCAAGGGCTGATGAAGGGCATGGCCTCGGGGCTAGCCAATAGCGGCGTCACAGCTCTCACCTTCAACATGCGCGGCGTCGGCAACTCCACTGGCCGCGCCTCCCTCACTGGCTTTGCCGAGGTCGAAGACGTCGTCTCCGTCTGCAAATGGACCTGCCAAAATCTCTCCGCCCGCCGCATTCTCCTCATCGGATCTTCAGCTG GTGCTCCGATCGCTGGCTCTGCTGTCGACAAAGTTGAGGAGGTTATCGGCTATGTGAGCTTGGGTTACCCATTTGGATTAACTGCTTCCATTCTCTTCGGAAGGCATCATAAGGCCATATTACAGTCTCCAAAGCCCAAACTCTTTGTGATGGGCACCAAGGATGGTTTCACGAGTGTTAAGCAGCTCGAGAGCAAGCTGAAGAATGCAGCCGGAAATAATCAAATGCATCTGATTGAGGGAGTCAGCCACTTTCAGATGGAAGGGCCAGCCTATGATGAACAAATGGTGAATCTCATCTTACAATTCATTTCATCGTTGTGA
- the LOC121750856 gene encoding protein EMSY-LIKE 3-like isoform X3, whose protein sequence is MEYGLIDSSVYTRGTAGGRVAGNGRTFLPSAPFQRIQVDMEYEIHNLEQIAYGAVLRAFKAQSDALTWEKEGLITELRKELRVSDDEHRELLSQVNGDDLIHRIREWREAGGNQNLAPNVPLHLNNQLPSPTISASRKRHKNSLSGNPFSQSLLPQPVAGSTLPFNSVVKRGPSSGIGGRRMNAGQPAFTSGKPMQYQYGDHVATGAPMDNNSESIHESLIGRRVMIRWPADSNFYEAVISEYNPVDGRHSLVYDSKLHSETVEWVNIKEIPPEDIRWVGEDPVVSRLGEAGGPNSGRGRTSSMNPYANEMQPSRNGVAENDSEEIEILHTDTLIKKVEKVLEASHPDALEIDKAKRMLKEHEQTLVQVIQKLVDACDSDNEQQQQDNDYRGPGNELETAGRAGSCELARG, encoded by the exons ATGGAATATGGACTCATAGACAGCAGCG TGTATACTAGAGGCACAGCAGGAGGTCGTGTGGCAGGAAACGGAAGAACATTTTTACCATCAGCCCCATTTCAAAGGATTCAAGTTGATATGGAATACGAAATACATAATCTGGAACAGATTGCATATGGTGCTGTTCTACGAGCTTTCAAAGCACAATCTGATGCACTTACATGG GAGAAAGAGGGCCTCATAACAGAATTAAGAAAGGAACTCAGGGTGTCAGATGATGAGCACAGAGAACTACTTAGTCAGGTTAATGGTGATGACCTCATTCACAGGATCAGAGAGTGGAGGGAGGCAGGTGGTAACCAAAATCTAGCCCCCAATGTACCCCTTCATTTGAACAACCAGTTACCAAGTCCTACAATTTCAGCTTCCCGTAAAAGGCATAAAAATTCCCTATCAGGAAATCCATTTTCTCAGTCTTTACTTCCTCAGCCAGTGGCTGGTAGCACCTTACCATTCAATTCGGTAGTGAAACGAGGACCTTCTTCAGGGATTGGTGGGAGAAGGATGAATGCT GGTCAGCCAGCATTCACCTCAGGGAAACCCATGCAATATCAATATGGAGATCATGTTGCTACCGGGGCTCCTATGGATAATAATTCTGAAAGCATCCATGAGTCCTTAATTGGTAGGCGGGTGATGATAAGATGGCCTGCAGACAGTAACTTCTATGAGGCTGTCATATCTGAATATAATCCTGTAGAT GGCCGACATTCTCTGGTTTATGATAGCAAACTGCATAGCGAGACTGTGGAATGGGTTAACATAAAAGAG ATTCCCCCTGAAGATATTCGGTGGGTGGGTGAGGATCCTGTAGTATCTCGACTAGGCGAGGCAGGTGGACCTAACTCTGGAAGAGGGAGAACATCCTCCATGAACCCGTATGCCAATGAAATGCAGCCTTCACGAAATGGGGTTGCGGAAAATGATTCTGAGGAAATCGAGATATTGCACACTGATACATTAATTAAGAAG GTGGAGAAGGTGCTTGAAGCAAGTCATCCTGATGCATTAGAGATTGACAAGGCTAAGAGAATGCTCAAG GAACACGAACAAACGTTGGTTCAAGTAATTCAAAAACTTGTGGATGCCTGTGATAGTG ACAACGAGCAACAACAACAGGATAATGATTATCGTGGCCCGGGCAATGAGCTCGAGACTGCTGGAAGGGCTGGGAGTTGTGAATTGGCTAGAGGTTGA
- the LOC121750856 gene encoding protein EMSY-LIKE 3-like isoform X2 yields the protein MEYGLIDSSGTDDDNPQIVYTRGTAGGRVAGNGRTFLPSAPFQRIQVDMEYEIHNLEQIAYGAVLRAFKAQSDALTWEKEGLITELRKELRVSDDEHRELLSQVNGDDLIHRIREWREAGGNQNLAPNVPLHLNNQLPSPTISASRKRHKNSLSGNPFSQSLLPQPVAGSTLPFNSVVKRGPSSGIGGRRMNAPAFTSGKPMQYQYGDHVATGAPMDNNSESIHESLIGRRVMIRWPADSNFYEAVISEYNPVDGRHSLVYDSKLHSETVEWVNIKEIPPEDIRWVGEDPVVSRLGEAGGPNSGRGRTSSMNPYANEMQPSRNGVAENDSEEIEILHTDTLIKKVEKVLEASHPDALEIDKAKRMLKEHEQTLVQVIQKLVDACDSDNEQQQQDNDYRGPGNELETAGRAGSCELARG from the exons ATGGAATATGGACTCATAGACAGCAGCG GCACTGATGATGATAATCCTCAAATAGTGTATACTAGAGGCACAGCAGGAGGTCGTGTGGCAGGAAACGGAAGAACATTTTTACCATCAGCCCCATTTCAAAGGATTCAAGTTGATATGGAATACGAAATACATAATCTGGAACAGATTGCATATGGTGCTGTTCTACGAGCTTTCAAAGCACAATCTGATGCACTTACATGG GAGAAAGAGGGCCTCATAACAGAATTAAGAAAGGAACTCAGGGTGTCAGATGATGAGCACAGAGAACTACTTAGTCAGGTTAATGGTGATGACCTCATTCACAGGATCAGAGAGTGGAGGGAGGCAGGTGGTAACCAAAATCTAGCCCCCAATGTACCCCTTCATTTGAACAACCAGTTACCAAGTCCTACAATTTCAGCTTCCCGTAAAAGGCATAAAAATTCCCTATCAGGAAATCCATTTTCTCAGTCTTTACTTCCTCAGCCAGTGGCTGGTAGCACCTTACCATTCAATTCGGTAGTGAAACGAGGACCTTCTTCAGGGATTGGTGGGAGAAGGATGAATGCT CCAGCATTCACCTCAGGGAAACCCATGCAATATCAATATGGAGATCATGTTGCTACCGGGGCTCCTATGGATAATAATTCTGAAAGCATCCATGAGTCCTTAATTGGTAGGCGGGTGATGATAAGATGGCCTGCAGACAGTAACTTCTATGAGGCTGTCATATCTGAATATAATCCTGTAGAT GGCCGACATTCTCTGGTTTATGATAGCAAACTGCATAGCGAGACTGTGGAATGGGTTAACATAAAAGAG ATTCCCCCTGAAGATATTCGGTGGGTGGGTGAGGATCCTGTAGTATCTCGACTAGGCGAGGCAGGTGGACCTAACTCTGGAAGAGGGAGAACATCCTCCATGAACCCGTATGCCAATGAAATGCAGCCTTCACGAAATGGGGTTGCGGAAAATGATTCTGAGGAAATCGAGATATTGCACACTGATACATTAATTAAGAAG GTGGAGAAGGTGCTTGAAGCAAGTCATCCTGATGCATTAGAGATTGACAAGGCTAAGAGAATGCTCAAG GAACACGAACAAACGTTGGTTCAAGTAATTCAAAAACTTGTGGATGCCTGTGATAGTG ACAACGAGCAACAACAACAGGATAATGATTATCGTGGCCCGGGCAATGAGCTCGAGACTGCTGGAAGGGCTGGGAGTTGTGAATTGGCTAGAGGTTGA
- the LOC121750856 gene encoding protein EMSY-LIKE 3-like isoform X1, translating to MEYGLIDSSGTDDDNPQIVYTRGTAGGRVAGNGRTFLPSAPFQRIQVDMEYEIHNLEQIAYGAVLRAFKAQSDALTWEKEGLITELRKELRVSDDEHRELLSQVNGDDLIHRIREWREAGGNQNLAPNVPLHLNNQLPSPTISASRKRHKNSLSGNPFSQSLLPQPVAGSTLPFNSVVKRGPSSGIGGRRMNAGQPAFTSGKPMQYQYGDHVATGAPMDNNSESIHESLIGRRVMIRWPADSNFYEAVISEYNPVDGRHSLVYDSKLHSETVEWVNIKEIPPEDIRWVGEDPVVSRLGEAGGPNSGRGRTSSMNPYANEMQPSRNGVAENDSEEIEILHTDTLIKKVEKVLEASHPDALEIDKAKRMLKEHEQTLVQVIQKLVDACDSDNEQQQQDNDYRGPGNELETAGRAGSCELARG from the exons ATGGAATATGGACTCATAGACAGCAGCG GCACTGATGATGATAATCCTCAAATAGTGTATACTAGAGGCACAGCAGGAGGTCGTGTGGCAGGAAACGGAAGAACATTTTTACCATCAGCCCCATTTCAAAGGATTCAAGTTGATATGGAATACGAAATACATAATCTGGAACAGATTGCATATGGTGCTGTTCTACGAGCTTTCAAAGCACAATCTGATGCACTTACATGG GAGAAAGAGGGCCTCATAACAGAATTAAGAAAGGAACTCAGGGTGTCAGATGATGAGCACAGAGAACTACTTAGTCAGGTTAATGGTGATGACCTCATTCACAGGATCAGAGAGTGGAGGGAGGCAGGTGGTAACCAAAATCTAGCCCCCAATGTACCCCTTCATTTGAACAACCAGTTACCAAGTCCTACAATTTCAGCTTCCCGTAAAAGGCATAAAAATTCCCTATCAGGAAATCCATTTTCTCAGTCTTTACTTCCTCAGCCAGTGGCTGGTAGCACCTTACCATTCAATTCGGTAGTGAAACGAGGACCTTCTTCAGGGATTGGTGGGAGAAGGATGAATGCT GGTCAGCCAGCATTCACCTCAGGGAAACCCATGCAATATCAATATGGAGATCATGTTGCTACCGGGGCTCCTATGGATAATAATTCTGAAAGCATCCATGAGTCCTTAATTGGTAGGCGGGTGATGATAAGATGGCCTGCAGACAGTAACTTCTATGAGGCTGTCATATCTGAATATAATCCTGTAGAT GGCCGACATTCTCTGGTTTATGATAGCAAACTGCATAGCGAGACTGTGGAATGGGTTAACATAAAAGAG ATTCCCCCTGAAGATATTCGGTGGGTGGGTGAGGATCCTGTAGTATCTCGACTAGGCGAGGCAGGTGGACCTAACTCTGGAAGAGGGAGAACATCCTCCATGAACCCGTATGCCAATGAAATGCAGCCTTCACGAAATGGGGTTGCGGAAAATGATTCTGAGGAAATCGAGATATTGCACACTGATACATTAATTAAGAAG GTGGAGAAGGTGCTTGAAGCAAGTCATCCTGATGCATTAGAGATTGACAAGGCTAAGAGAATGCTCAAG GAACACGAACAAACGTTGGTTCAAGTAATTCAAAAACTTGTGGATGCCTGTGATAGTG ACAACGAGCAACAACAACAGGATAATGATTATCGTGGCCCGGGCAATGAGCTCGAGACTGCTGGAAGGGCTGGGAGTTGTGAATTGGCTAGAGGTTGA
- the LOC121751330 gene encoding uncharacterized protein LOC121751330, with protein sequence MSGLSSLKNSNSLHIFSMKPSTPISKLKTLIQTFIFSHLYRATRAFAKAKSLLLEHVRDIHFLHLVEFKRGRNSKRKLYFGSFRLHYNWCASHVMPLSEESYPNSHIYYDASWNVLVPTNTNKASTTLAIPDGITSSLEYREPEGLSRYLEWLEEEKGNQESSSNEIDKLADLFIADCHEKFRLEKQESYRRFQEMMARSV encoded by the coding sequence ATGTCTGGCCTCTCCTCTCTCAAAAATTCAAACTCCCTTCACATTTTCTCCATGAAACCATCAACACCAATATCAAAACTCAAAACCCTCATCCAAACCTTCATCTTCTCCCACTTGTACCGCGCCACACGTGCCTTTGCCAAGGCCAAATCGCTTCTCCTTGAGCACGTGCGGGACATACATTTCCTACACCTAGTGGAATTCAAAAGGGGTAGGAACTCTAAGAGAAAGCTATATTTCGGCTCGTTTAGGCTCCATTACAATTGGTGTGCATCGCACGTGATGCCTCTCTCTGAAGAGAGCTACCCCAACTCCCACATCTACTATGATGCTAGTTGGAACGTACTCGTTCCAACTAACACCAACAAGGCATCAACAACATTGGCAATCCCAGATGGGATAACGTCGTCTCTGGAGTATCGAGAGCCGGAAGGGCTCTCTAGATACTTAGAGTGGCTTGAGGAGGAGAAGGGAAATCAAGAGTCAAGCTCAAATGAGATTGACAAACTTGCTGATTTGTTCATTGCGGATTGTCATGAGAAATTCAGGTTGGAAAAACAAGAATCTTATAGAAGATTTCAGGAGATGATGGCTAGAAGTgtatga